The genomic region CGGACACGAGCTCCGTCTCCGCCTCGGGAAGGTCGAACGGGGTCCTGTTGATCTCAGCCAGCGAGCAGATGAAGAAGATCACGAAGGCGAGCGGCTGCTTGAAGACGTACCAGGCGCCGTTGGCCTGGTCGGCAACGATCTTGTGCAGCGACAGCGACTCGGAAAGCATGAAGACGGCGATGATCGCGAGACCTGCAGCGAGCTCGTAGGAGATCATCTGCGCCGCGGAACGAAGGCCGCCCAGGAGCGAGTACTTGGAGTTGGAGGCCCAACCCGCGAGCACCACGCCGTAGACCCCGAGGCTCGCCATGGCCAGGATGTAGAGGACGCCGACGTTGATGTCGAAGACCTGCTGGCCGGCCTGGTCGTAGAAGGCCGCGATCTGCAGCGGGACCGTGTAGCCGGCGATGGTCACCGGGGCGCCAAAGGGGATGACGGCGAAGGATATGAACGCCGGGATCAAGGCGACCAAGGGAGCGATCAGGAAGGCGAACTTGCTTGCCTGAGTCGGGACGATCTCCTCCTTGAAGAACAGCTTGACGCCGTCCGCGATCGGCTGCAGCAGGCCGTGCCAGCCGGTCCTCATGGGACCCAGGCGCACCTGCATATGCCCGATTATCTTGCGCTCCGCGTAGGTGGCGTAGGCCACGGTCAGGAGCACGAAGACAAAGGCTACGAGCACTTTGGCAACCATGGCTATGTAGTACGCGACCGGCAGTCCTAAGATTAGCGTATCCATCTGATAGTCTTCCCCTCTGTTATGAATTTTGAGCTGTTAGCCGATGTATCTAAAGGGTCTCAGTTTCCGCTCCCCTTTGCTCATGGGGGGTGGAATCCCCCTCGAAGAGAGGGGGAACTAAGTTGTTGGCTGTGTGGTTACTTCTTGGCTACCGTGACGTAGGTGACCGCGGCACCGTCGGTGATGCTGTTGACGCTCCCCTCGCCGAAGTGGTAGGGGGCGAAAACGGTACCCTGCGGTACGCGCTTTCCTACTTTCGCCGCCACCTGGACGCTGCCGGTTGCCGAGGTCACGGTGACCATGTCGCCTTCGGCGATCTTCAGGCTCGCCGCGTCGGCCATCGAGAGTTCGGCGTAAGCGGTAGGGCAGACGTACATCGGGCCCTCGCCGAAGCGGGACATGGTGCCGGAGTGGTACAGCGCGCTGCCGGTCAAAAGGGCAAGCTTGCCGGCTACCGGAGCAACAGCTTTGGCAACGGCCGGGACCAGCTTGGCGGAGACCGTCACCGGAAGCACCACGCCCTCGTCGCCGAGCTTGCCCTGGGTCAGACCCTGGTAAGCGGGGACGGTGGAGGCGATCTCGGTGAAGATTTCTGCCTGGTTGTTGTAGCGCGCACCGCCGATGGCAGCGGAGAGGGTGTTGAGGATCTCGAAGTCGCTCTTGGCAAGCCCTACCGCCGGTACCGCTTTCCTCACCATCTGGACCCTGCGGCCCAGCGAGGTGAAGGTACCGCTCTTCTCGGCGAAGGAGCAGGCCGGAAGCACCACGTCAGCCAGCTGCGCGGTCTCGGTCAGGAAGAGGTCGGCGACTACCATGAACTCGACGTTCTCGAGGGCCTTCTCGACCTTCTGGCGGTTCGGGTAGGAAACCACCGGGTTCTCGCCGGCAACGAAGAGGGTCTTGATGTTGCCGTTGCCGCAACCCTCGATGATGGCGGAAGCGGAAAGGCCGGTCGATTTCGGGTAGATGCCGAGGTCGGCAGCACCCTGGCTGTTGTTCTTCTCGCCCATGATCAGGAGGCCGCACCCTTCCTTGCCGATCTTGCCGGTGAGGATGGCGAGGTTCGCCGCCGCGTTGGCGAGAGCCGCGTCGTGGCCCGGGTAGCCGAGGCCGATCGGGAGGATGATCAGCGCCTTCTCGGCGGCTGCGTAATCCTTGGCGAGGGCCGCAATCTCCTCTGCGGTGACGCCTGCCTTCTCCGCGGTCGCGTCGGCGACGGCGGCCTTCAGCTCGGCCAGGCCCGCAACGCCTTCAGCTGCGAGGCCCTGGTCGATGATCGACTTGCAGAGGGCGTTGAAGAGAGCCACTTCGCTGCCGGGGGTGTGGACCGTGGTCTTGGCGCCCGGGAGGCGGGTGAGCTTCCCTTTCTTGTCGGAAACGATGCGCAGGTCGATACCCTTGCGCTTGACACCCAGGTTCATCTCGAAACCGATTACCGGGTGGGTCTCGTAGGCGTCGCTCTTGACCACGAGGAGCAGGTTCGACTTCTGGATGTCGGCGATCTCGGAGGGAGATGCGGCGACGCCGAAGCTGGCCTTGGCGCCCTTGGTGAGGGCCGCATGGGCGTAGCCTGCGGAGTGATCGATGTTGTCGGTGCCGATGGTGCCGCGGAAGAGCTTCTCAAAGAGGAAGAGCTCCTCGTTGGTGAGTCTCGGGGTCGCCAGTGCCGCTACCGAAGCGGGGTCGCTCTTGCCGGCGGAAAGGCGGGAGGTGACCACTTCGAGCGCCTCTTCCCAGCTTGCTTCCTGGAGCTTGCCGTTTTTCTTCACCAGCGGGGTAGTCAGGCGCTTGGCGGAGTTGACGAACTGGTAGCCGAAGCGGCCGCGGGTGCAGAGCTGGCCGTTGTGGAAGCCCTGGTTCTCGTCGTAGACGGTGGTGAGGACCTTGCCATCCTTGGTCCCGAGCGTCAGCTGGCAACCGGTGCCGCAGTAGGAGCAGACGGACTTGGTCTTCTGCAGCGCCCACCAGCGCGCCTTGAACTTGAAGGGGCGGGAGTTGAGCGCGCCCACCGGGCAGACCGAGACGCAGGAGCCGCAGAACTCGCAGTTGAGCGGTCCGTCGAACTCGGTACCCATCTTCGCCTCGATGCCGCGGTTGATGAAGGTGTAGGCACCGTAGGAAACGATCTCGTCGCAGATCCTCGCGCACTTGCCGCAGTGGATGCAGCGGTTCATGTCGCGCTCGATGAGCGGGTTGTCGTAGTCGATCTCGTGGTTGAACTTCTCGTCCACGAAGCGGTTGGTGTTCACCTTGTACTCGAAGGTGAGGTTCTGCAGGTCGCAGTCGCCTGCGGCGTCACAGACCGGGCAGTCGATCGGGTGCTTGAGGAGCAAGAGCTCGAGCACGAGCTTCCTGGCCTTCACGATCTCGTCGGTCGTGGTCTGGACGATCATACCCTCGGTGACCGGGGTGGTGCAGGCGGGGATGAGACGTCCCTTCATCTGCTCGACCTCGACCAGGCACATGCGGCAGCCGCCGAACGGGTGCAGCTTCTTGTCATGGCAAAGGATCGGTATCTTGATGCCACACGCCTTGGCGGCGTCGTAAATGGTGGCGTCCTTTTCTACCGCAACCTGTGTTCCGTTTATCGTAAGATTTACCATCTCGACCTCTGTCTCCGTGAAATCGGTTCAACGTTCAATGTTCAACGCTAGATTCGGCTCGTTCCGGGTTCGACCTCGAAGTCGAACCCGGAACGTTGAACCGTTTTATTCAATGGCCATGAAGCGGCAGGCGTCGTAGCAGGACTTGCACTTGGTGCAGTTCTCCTTGACCAGTTCAGCCACCTGTCCCTTCTCCCACTTGATGGCGTTGGACGGGCAGGCCCTGAGGCAGGCGCCGCACTTAACGCATTTCTCGGGAACCACCTGCCAGAGCAGAAGCTCCTTGCAGGAGTTGGAGGGGCAGCGCTTGTCGATGATGTGTGCCTCGTACTCGTTCCTGAAGTACTTGACGGTGGAGAGGATAGGGTTCGGAGCCGTCTGCCCCAGACCGCAGAGCGACGCCTTCTTGATGGTCGCCCCCATCTCCAGCAGGGTATCGATGTCGGCCATCTCGCCGCGGCCCTCGGTGATCCGCTCCAGGATGTCGAGCATCGCCTTCAGGCCGATACGGCAGGGTACGCACTTGCCGCAGGACTCCATCTTGGTGAAGGACAGGAAGAAGCGGGCCACGTCGACCATGCAGGTGGTCTCATCCATGACGACCAGACCGCCGGAGCCCATCATGGCGCCCGCCTTGATCAGCGAGTCGTAGTCGACCGGGGTGTCGAGCACCTCGGCCGGGATGCAGCCGCCGGAGGGGCCGCCCGCCTGGACCGCCTTGAACTTGCGGTTGTTGGCGATGCCGCCGCAGACCTTGTAGATAACGTCCCTGACCGACATGCCGGCCGGAACCTCGACGAGGCCTGTGTGCTTCACCTTGCCGGTGACCGCGAAGATCTTGGTCCCCTTGGTGGTGTCGGTGCCGAGCGAAGCGTACCAGTCGGAGCCCTTGTTGATGATGTGGCGCACGTTGGCGAAGGTCTCGACGTTGTTGATGTTGGTCGGGAAGCCCCAGAGGCCCTTGACCGCCGGGAACGGCGGACGGGGGCGCGGCATGCCGCGCTCGCCCTCGATGGAGGCCATGAGAGCCGTTTCCTCGCCGCAGACGAATGCGCCGGCGCCCTTCTTGATCCTCATGTCAAAGTCGAAGCCCCACCCCTGGATGTTCTTGCCCAGGTACCCCTTCTCGTAGCAGGTGTCGAGCGCCTTCTGGAGACGGTCGATGGCCAGCGGATACTCGGCACGGACGTAGACGTAGCCGGCGTCGCAGCCGATGGCGTAGGCGGCGATCATCATCCCCTCGATGATGCAGTACGGGTCACCTTCGAGGATGGAGCGGTCCATGAACGCACCCGGGTCACCCTCGTCTGCGTTGCAGATCAGGTACTTGTGGTTCCCCGGAGAAGCGGCGCAGAAGGACCACTTCATGCCGGTGGGGAAACCACCGCCCCCGCGGCCACGAAGACCGGACTTCTTGACCTCGTCGATGACTTCGGCGGGCTTCATTTCCTTGACGCACTTTTCGATTGCCTTGAAGCCGTCTTCCTCGATGTAGGCGGAAAGAAGCTCGGGGTCGATCTGGCCGCAGCCGGTCATGACCACGCGCATCTGCTGGTCGACGAAGGTGTTGTAGTACTCCTTCGCCTTTTTCTTCTCGATGATTTCGTTGTTGACTATGTGCTGATCGAGAATGGCCTCGACGTCCGCGGGCACGACGAAGTCGTAAGTGACCCTGCCCAGTTCCGGAGTGATGACGTCGACGAGGACGTCGTTGGCGCAGAGGCCGCGGCACCCAGTCTTAACGATGTCGCAACGCTTCCCTACCTGGGCCACGATACCCTTTTCAGCGATCAGCCTGGTGAACTCGGCCTCGACCTGCTTGGCGCCGGCAGAAATACCGCCGGTACCCTGACAGATTAATATTTTTACTGCTGCGTTATCACTCATGACAAAAGGTCCCCTGCTCAAAAATTGACGTCGGCTACTTCATCGGCCTTTGGTTGTAGGTTTCCACGATCTCGTCCACCTTCTGCACCGTCATCTTGCCGTAGGTGTCATCATTAACCATCGCCAGGGGAGCCATGCCGCAGGCCCCAAGGCAAGCAACCTTTTCAAAGGTGTAGCGGAGGTCCGGCGTGGTCTCGGCGTGCCCGATTCCCAGGCGGCCGAAGAAAGTCTCCACGATACGCTCCGCCCCCTGCACGTGGCAGGCGGTACCGACGCAGACCCTGATGATGTAGCGGCCGCGGGGCTTCAGGTGGAACTGCGCGTAGAAGGTCAGCACGCCGTAAATCTGGCTCGGGTAGACGTTCAGCCTCTCAGCCACCAGGTCGATGGTCGGCTTGGGGACGTACCCGTAGGAATCCTGAATCCCCTGGAGCACCGGCATAAGGTTGCCCGGCAGAGTCAGGTATTTGTCAATGATATGATTGGCCTCGGCCAGATCGATTTCTTCGGCCGGAATTTCTTCGGCTGGAGCGTTAGACATTTACCCCATCTCCTTTAGTTATCGTTTGAATTACCGGTCTATTTCGCCAAGAACGATGTCGAGCGTTCCGATTACTGCCACGAGGTCCGCGATCATCGAGCCTTTGGCCATCTTCTCGATGGCACCCAGGTTGACAAATGAGGGGGGACGCACCCTCATGCGGTACGGTTTCGAGCTGCCGTCGGAAACCATGTAGTAGCCGAGCTCCCCTTTCGGGTTCTCGACACCCTGGTAAACCTCCCCTTCGGGAACGGGGAAGCCTTCGGAAGCGATCTTGAAGTGGTGGATCAGCCCCTCGATGGAGTTGTAGACGCTCTCCTTCGGCGGGTAGCAGACCTGCGGCGCATCGGCCAGGATCGGTCCCGGCTTCAGGCGCTTCATGGCCTGGTCGATGATCTTCACCGACTCGCGCATCTCCACGAGGCGGACCTTGTAGCGGTCGAAGGTGTCGCAGTTCTCGCCGACCGGCACCTTGAAGTCGTACTTCTCGTAGCCGGAGTAGGGGAGGTCGCGCCTGAGGTCGAAATCGACGCCGGAGCCCCTGAGGGCCGGGCCGGAGATGCCGAAGTCGATGGCGTCGTCTGCGGAGATGACCCCGTTGCCGATGGTCCTCTGCAGCCAGATGGTGTTCTTGGTGAGGAGACCTTCGTAGGTGTCGAAGTGGCCCGGGAAGGTGTCCAGGATCTCCTGGACCGCGGCCTCGAAACCGGCCGGGAGGTCACGGGAGAGCCCGCCCACGCGGAAGTAGTTCGAGGTCATCCTGGCACCGGAGACCATCTCGTACAGCTCCATGATCTTCTCGCGTTCGCGGAAGGCGTAGATGAAGACGGTCATGGCGCCGATGTCGAGGGCGTGGCAGGCGATCCAGACCAGGTGGCTCTTCAGACGGGTCAGCTCCGCCATGATGACTCGGATGGTCTCGGCCCGCTCGGGAACCTCGATGCCGAGGAGCTTCTCAACGGCCAGCACGTAGCCCAGGTTGTTGTGCATGGGCGCCAGGTAGTCCATGCGGTCCGTAAGCGGCAGCGCCTGGTGGTAGGTGCGGTGCTCGGAGAGCTTCTCGATGCCCCGGTGCAGGTAACCGATGTGAGGAGTAATCTTCTGTATCACCTCGCCGTCCAGCTCTACTACGAGCCTCAAAACGCCGTGGGTACTGGGGTGCTGGGGCCCCATGTTCAGTGTCATTATTTCGCTAGCCATTGATCGCCTCTATTTTTTGGAGATGGAAATCGTCCTGGTTTTTGACTAAGACAGCCGACCCTTGTACGGTTCGCGGTCCGGTCCCTGCAGCGGGTAGTCCTTCCTGAGCGGGTGCCCAACCCAGTCGTCGGTCATCAGGATGCGCACCAGGTTCGGGTGGTTCTTGAAGTCGATGCCGAACAGGTCGTAGGCCTCGCGCTCCAGCCAGTTGGCTGAATTCCAGAGCGAGGTGGCGGAGTCGATGGAGCAGTCCGCCTCGGTCACCGGCGCCTTCACCCTGATGCGGTCCTTGTTCGGGATCGACATGAGGTGGTAGACCACCATGAAACGCGGATCCTGGCCCAGGTAGTCGACGGCGGTGACGTCGGTCAGGAAGTTGTAGCGAAGGTCGTCCCTGAGGCACTTGAGCACCTCGAGGATGTTCTCTTTCTTCACGGTGACCGTCACCTCGCCCCGATATTCCTTGCAGTCGAGGAGGGCATTTGCGAAACGCTCTTTCAGTTTCACTACAGCGCGATTATTTTCTGCCATGTCAGCCTTACCTTTCCCTTTGGTCGTTGTAGATTAAGCAGCCGGTTCGAGTCTTTCGCCCAAGCCGATGGAAGAGCCGAAAGAGTTGCGCTCGTTGGCAATCTTATCCTGGAGCTTCATAAGGCCGTAGAGGAGTGCCTCCGGACGCGGCGGGCAGCCCGGGATGTAGACGTCGACCGGAAGCGCCTCGTCGATACCCTGCACGACGGAGTAGGTGTCGAAGACGCCGCCGGAGCAGGCGCAGGCGCCCATGGCGACCACCCACTTCGGTTCGGGCATCTGCTCATAGACAGTCTTGATGACCGGAAGCATCTTCTTGGTCACCGTGCCGGCGATGATGATGCAGTCAGCCTGGCGGGGTGAGGCGCGGAAGATGATACCGAAACGGTCCAGGTCATGCTTGGCCGCACCGGTCGCCATCATCTCGATCGCGCAGCAGGCAAGACCAAAGGTCATCGGCCAGATGGAGGACTTCCTGGCCCAGTTGACCAGGCTGTCGAGGGAAGTCGTGATGATGTTTTCGCCAAGCGGCTGATCTACTCCCATTCCAGTGCTCCTTTTTTCCAAACGTATACGTATCCTACGAAGAGGATGACTATGAAGACTCCCATCTCGATGAGGCCGAACATGCCGAGCCTCTTGAAGAGGACTGCCCAGGGGTACAGGAAGACCGCCTCGATGTCGAACAGGATGAAGAGCATCGCAATCAGGTAGAACTTGATCGAGAAACGCTCCCTTGCGCTGCCGACAGGCTCGCAACCGCACTCGTAAGGCGCAAGCTTCACAGTGGACGGCTTCTTCTGGCCGATGAGGCTGGAGAAGACCACCGAGCCCAGGCCGAACAACACCGCTATGACAACCAGCACCAAGATTGGCAGATAAGCACCAAGCATCCCTATCCTCCCGTACTCCTAAGGTTTGTTTTTTGTTGCATGCACGCGGAAAAGCCGTATACTGCACACTCCTTGAGCGTCAAACCCCAAACTTTTCGTAACTTGCGAAAGGATGCGGCGTCAAAAAGGTATACTGTATACAACATCGGGTCAGAAAATTATTTCATTTCACCCACTTTGTCAAGCACAAATTATCTTGAAATCTTTGCCTCATTCCGCAGAAACCGTATACTTTCCCGCGCACATGACTCATTAGCAGAGACCCCCTTCCGCGCTAATCGGAAGCCTCCCTCCCAAAACTTTTTAATTTCTTGACAG from Citrifermentans bremense harbors:
- a CDS encoding NADH-quinone oxidoreductase subunit B, whose amino-acid sequence is MGVDQPLGENIITTSLDSLVNWARKSSIWPMTFGLACCAIEMMATGAAKHDLDRFGIIFRASPRQADCIIIAGTVTKKMLPVIKTVYEQMPEPKWVVAMGACACSGGVFDTYSVVQGIDEALPVDVYIPGCPPRPEALLYGLMKLQDKIANERNSFGSSIGLGERLEPAA
- the nuoF gene encoding NADH-quinone oxidoreductase subunit NuoF, which translates into the protein MSDNAAVKILICQGTGGISAGAKQVEAEFTRLIAEKGIVAQVGKRCDIVKTGCRGLCANDVLVDVITPELGRVTYDFVVPADVEAILDQHIVNNEIIEKKKAKEYYNTFVDQQMRVVMTGCGQIDPELLSAYIEEDGFKAIEKCVKEMKPAEVIDEVKKSGLRGRGGGGFPTGMKWSFCAASPGNHKYLICNADEGDPGAFMDRSILEGDPYCIIEGMMIAAYAIGCDAGYVYVRAEYPLAIDRLQKALDTCYEKGYLGKNIQGWGFDFDMRIKKGAGAFVCGEETALMASIEGERGMPRPRPPFPAVKGLWGFPTNINNVETFANVRHIINKGSDWYASLGTDTTKGTKIFAVTGKVKHTGLVEVPAGMSVRDVIYKVCGGIANNRKFKAVQAGGPSGGCIPAEVLDTPVDYDSLIKAGAMMGSGGLVVMDETTCMVDVARFFLSFTKMESCGKCVPCRIGLKAMLDILERITEGRGEMADIDTLLEMGATIKKASLCGLGQTAPNPILSTVKYFRNEYEAHIIDKRCPSNSCKELLLWQVVPEKCVKCGACLRACPSNAIKWEKGQVAELVKENCTKCKSCYDACRFMAIE
- the nuoE gene encoding NADH-quinone oxidoreductase subunit NuoE, with translation MSNAPAEEIPAEEIDLAEANHIIDKYLTLPGNLMPVLQGIQDSYGYVPKPTIDLVAERLNVYPSQIYGVLTFYAQFHLKPRGRYIIRVCVGTACHVQGAERIVETFFGRLGIGHAETTPDLRYTFEKVACLGACGMAPLAMVNDDTYGKMTVQKVDEIVETYNQRPMK
- the nuoH gene encoding NADH-quinone oxidoreductase subunit NuoH; protein product: MDTLILGLPVAYYIAMVAKVLVAFVFVLLTVAYATYAERKIIGHMQVRLGPMRTGWHGLLQPIADGVKLFFKEEIVPTQASKFAFLIAPLVALIPAFISFAVIPFGAPVTIAGYTVPLQIAAFYDQAGQQVFDINVGVLYILAMASLGVYGVVLAGWASNSKYSLLGGLRSAAQMISYELAAGLAIIAVFMLSESLSLHKIVADQANGAWYVFKQPLAFVIFFICSLAEINRTPFDLPEAETELVSGFITEYSSMKYAMFFMAEYANMITVCAVTTTLFLGGWHGPAFLPGWFWFVAKVYFLIFCCMWIRATYPRYRYDQLMRLGWKVFLPLTLLNVVATGVWVMVFNK
- a CDS encoding molybdopterin-dependent oxidoreductase, coding for MVNLTINGTQVAVEKDATIYDAAKACGIKIPILCHDKKLHPFGGCRMCLVEVEQMKGRLIPACTTPVTEGMIVQTTTDEIVKARKLVLELLLLKHPIDCPVCDAAGDCDLQNLTFEYKVNTNRFVDEKFNHEIDYDNPLIERDMNRCIHCGKCARICDEIVSYGAYTFINRGIEAKMGTEFDGPLNCEFCGSCVSVCPVGALNSRPFKFKARWWALQKTKSVCSYCGTGCQLTLGTKDGKVLTTVYDENQGFHNGQLCTRGRFGYQFVNSAKRLTTPLVKKNGKLQEASWEEALEVVTSRLSAGKSDPASVAALATPRLTNEELFLFEKLFRGTIGTDNIDHSAGYAHAALTKGAKASFGVAASPSEIADIQKSNLLLVVKSDAYETHPVIGFEMNLGVKRKGIDLRIVSDKKGKLTRLPGAKTTVHTPGSEVALFNALCKSIIDQGLAAEGVAGLAELKAAVADATAEKAGVTAEEIAALAKDYAAAEKALIILPIGLGYPGHDAALANAAANLAILTGKIGKEGCGLLIMGEKNNSQGAADLGIYPKSTGLSASAIIEGCGNGNIKTLFVAGENPVVSYPNRQKVEKALENVEFMVVADLFLTETAQLADVVLPACSFAEKSGTFTSLGRRVQMVRKAVPAVGLAKSDFEILNTLSAAIGGARYNNQAEIFTEIASTVPAYQGLTQGKLGDEGVVLPVTVSAKLVPAVAKAVAPVAGKLALLTGSALYHSGTMSRFGEGPMYVCPTAYAELSMADAASLKIAEGDMVTVTSATGSVQVAAKVGKRVPQGTVFAPYHFGEGSVNSITDGAAVTYVTVAKK
- a CDS encoding NADH-quinone oxidoreductase subunit A yields the protein MLGAYLPILVLVVIAVLFGLGSVVFSSLIGQKKPSTVKLAPYECGCEPVGSARERFSIKFYLIAMLFILFDIEAVFLYPWAVLFKRLGMFGLIEMGVFIVILFVGYVYVWKKGALEWE
- the nuoD gene encoding NADH dehydrogenase (quinone) subunit D, with the translated sequence MASEIMTLNMGPQHPSTHGVLRLVVELDGEVIQKITPHIGYLHRGIEKLSEHRTYHQALPLTDRMDYLAPMHNNLGYVLAVEKLLGIEVPERAETIRVIMAELTRLKSHLVWIACHALDIGAMTVFIYAFREREKIMELYEMVSGARMTSNYFRVGGLSRDLPAGFEAAVQEILDTFPGHFDTYEGLLTKNTIWLQRTIGNGVISADDAIDFGISGPALRGSGVDFDLRRDLPYSGYEKYDFKVPVGENCDTFDRYKVRLVEMRESVKIIDQAMKRLKPGPILADAPQVCYPPKESVYNSIEGLIHHFKIASEGFPVPEGEVYQGVENPKGELGYYMVSDGSSKPYRMRVRPPSFVNLGAIEKMAKGSMIADLVAVIGTLDIVLGEIDR
- a CDS encoding NADH-quinone oxidoreductase subunit C, which gives rise to MAENNRAVVKLKERFANALLDCKEYRGEVTVTVKKENILEVLKCLRDDLRYNFLTDVTAVDYLGQDPRFMVVYHLMSIPNKDRIRVKAPVTEADCSIDSATSLWNSANWLEREAYDLFGIDFKNHPNLVRILMTDDWVGHPLRKDYPLQGPDREPYKGRLS